The following coding sequences lie in one Brachionichthys hirsutus isolate HB-005 chromosome 15, CSIRO-AGI_Bhir_v1, whole genome shotgun sequence genomic window:
- the ccl20a.3 gene encoding C-C motif chemokine 20a.3: MVSLRATGMAITLLSFCLLATNTSAAYRRCCRSYMSYKSKIPFDQIQGFSVQTVKAMCPINAIIFHTKAGKACTNPALRWVMDSVNRLRVKAQKVHNNNTRALN, encoded by the exons atgGTGTCCCTCAGGGCTACGGGGATGGCGATCACGCTCCTCAGCTTCTGCCTCCTGGCCACCAACACATCAGCAG CGTATCGTAGATGCTGTCGAAGCTACATGAGCTACAAAAGCAAAATACCATTTGATCAAATCCAAGGCTTTTCAGTCCAGACCGTCAAAGCCATGTGTCCCATCAACGCCATCAT ATTCCACACAAAGGCGGGCAAAGCTTGCACCAATCCTGCTCTGCGATGGGTGATGGACTCCGTCAACCGCTTAAG GGTGAAAGCACAGAAggttcacaacaacaacacacgtgCGCTGAACTAG